Proteins co-encoded in one Bos taurus isolate L1 Dominette 01449 registration number 42190680 breed Hereford chromosome X, ARS-UCD2.0, whole genome shotgun sequence genomic window:
- the TCEAL9 gene encoding transcription elongation factor A protein-like 9, which translates to MKPCQKTEEKPENENEPKLEEVPKPEEKQEEEEKTEGTFRERLIQSLQEFKEDIHNRHLSKEDMFRNVNEIDEIRRVRNKLIVMRWKVNRNHPHPYLM; encoded by the coding sequence ATGAAACCCTgtcaaaaaactgaagaaaaaccaGAAAATGAGAATGAACCCAAACTTGAAGAAGTACCAAAGCCTGAGGAAaagcaagaggaggaggaaaaaacagaaggaaCTTTTAGAGAAAGACTGATTCAGTCTCTCCAGGAAtttaaagaagatatacacaACAGGCATTTAAGCAAGGAAGATATGTTTAGAAATGTGAATGAAATTGATGAGATAAGGAGAGTCAGAAACAAACTTATAGTGATGCGTTGGAAGGTTAATCGAAACCATCCTCACCCCTATTTAATGTAG